The Nitriliruptor alkaliphilus DSM 45188 genome includes a region encoding these proteins:
- a CDS encoding class I SAM-dependent methyltransferase, protein MIGRRRGRTPDVRGLVEEHLGAGRPTGWFEPLYAAVRGRADDVPWGGQDPHPYVTDWLADPVVAPPGPRAVVVGCGLGGDARAVHEAGHEVTAFDVAPTAVAWARERLPDVVDVRTADLLDLPADLVGAFDLVVEVRTVQSLPGVVRDAAMHAVASLAAPDGVVVVVTLLATTADAAATWDGPPWAQAPSELAAYLAGGLRRVALEHPEPREGEQAMDVRLTFVRADGPASTGTASGPDVLGIHG, encoded by the coding sequence GTGATCGGTCGCCGACGTGGGCGCACGCCTGACGTGCGTGGCCTGGTCGAGGAGCACCTCGGCGCCGGTCGCCCGACCGGCTGGTTCGAGCCGCTGTACGCGGCCGTCCGCGGCCGTGCCGACGACGTGCCCTGGGGCGGGCAGGACCCGCACCCCTACGTGACCGACTGGCTCGCCGATCCGGTCGTGGCACCGCCCGGTCCGCGGGCCGTGGTCGTCGGTTGTGGCCTCGGTGGCGACGCACGGGCGGTCCACGAGGCCGGCCACGAGGTGACGGCCTTCGACGTCGCGCCGACCGCGGTCGCCTGGGCGCGGGAGCGACTGCCGGACGTGGTCGACGTGCGCACCGCCGACCTGCTCGACCTGCCGGCCGACCTCGTCGGCGCGTTCGACCTCGTCGTCGAGGTGCGCACGGTGCAGAGCCTGCCCGGTGTGGTCCGCGACGCGGCCATGCACGCCGTCGCCTCGCTGGCGGCTCCCGACGGTGTGGTCGTGGTCGTCACGCTCTTGGCCACCACCGCCGACGCAGCGGCGACCTGGGACGGCCCGCCGTGGGCGCAGGCACCGTCGGAGCTCGCCGCCTACCTCGCCGGCGGCCTCCGCCGCGTCGCGCTCGAGCACCCCGAGCCGCGCGAGGGCGAGCAGGCCATGGACGTGCGTCTCACCTTCGTCCGCGCCGACGGTCCGGCCTCGACCGGGACTGCGAGCGGCCCGGACGTGCTCGGCATCCACGGCTGA
- the fdxA gene encoding ferredoxin — MTYTIAEPCIDVKDKACVEECPVDCIYEGDRMLYIHPEECIDCGACEPVCPVEAIFYEDDVPDEWKEFTPINAEYFEDSVTGLGSPGGAATVGNSEKDHPKVAAWDA, encoded by the coding sequence TTGACGTACACGATCGCTGAGCCCTGCATCGACGTGAAGGACAAGGCCTGCGTCGAGGAGTGCCCGGTCGACTGCATCTACGAGGGTGACCGGATGCTCTACATCCACCCCGAGGAGTGCATCGACTGCGGCGCCTGCGAGCCGGTCTGCCCCGTCGAGGCGATCTTCTACGAGGACGACGTGCCGGACGAGTGGAAGGAGTTCACCCCGATCAACGCCGAGTACTTCGAGGACTCGGTGACGGGGTTGGGCTCGCCCGGTGGCGCGGCGACGGTCGGCAACTCCGAGAAGGACCACCCGAAGGTGGCCGCCTGGGACGCCTGA
- a CDS encoding RNA degradosome polyphosphate kinase: protein MGQLRSISILDFHGDEPVRFLNRELSWLQFNERVLGLAEDRTLPLLERAKFLAIFAANLDEFFQVRVAGLKEQLAAEVTGSGADGIVPADQLAAIGELVTGLAGRHARVFVEEVAPELADRGIRLSHLTELDADDRAWLDAAFDEQVFPVLTPLAVDPAHPFPYISNLSMNLAVVVRDPDDGGTRFARVKIPPTLPRFVVLPDGERYVPLEQVIAASLGRLFPGLEVVEHHVFRVTRNADLIVEEDEADDLLAAIEYELTRRRFGRVVRLEVEPTVSTEVLDLLVRELRIGPRDVYHLPGPLDLAGLWALYDLDRPDLRFEPFQPTTQPRLATSPAEEPPDLFATLREGDVLVQHPYDAFSTSVLTFIEQAARDPDVLAIKQTLYRTSGPGSPIVKALLTAAEEGKQVVALVELQARFDEEANIEWARVLEEAGVHVAYGVVGYKTHTKIALVVRSEGGRVRRYAHIGTGNYNDATARVYEDIGLLTADDEIGADLTELFNVLTGYSRQSAYRRLLVAPTTLLPRVLELIEREAAAEDGHIVAKMNSLVDPEVIGALYDASARGTPVDLVVRGVCALRPGVPGLSETIRVRSIVGRYLEHSRIFRFGSARRGYDHLIGSADWMNRNLRRRVEAVVPVTDPALQAQLEEILQVNLADDVLAWELGPDAVWSKVPTTDGTETHHALQDLARARAVGGR, encoded by the coding sequence GTGGGGCAGCTGCGCAGCATCTCGATCCTCGACTTCCACGGCGACGAGCCGGTCCGGTTCCTCAACCGTGAGCTGTCCTGGCTGCAGTTCAACGAGCGTGTCCTCGGCCTCGCCGAGGATCGCACCCTCCCGCTCCTCGAGCGCGCCAAGTTCCTGGCCATCTTCGCCGCCAACCTCGACGAGTTCTTCCAGGTCCGGGTCGCCGGCCTCAAGGAACAGCTCGCCGCCGAGGTGACCGGCAGCGGCGCCGACGGGATCGTGCCGGCAGATCAGCTGGCCGCCATCGGCGAGCTGGTGACCGGCCTGGCGGGGCGTCACGCGCGGGTCTTCGTCGAGGAGGTCGCGCCGGAGCTCGCCGATCGCGGCATCCGGCTGTCGCATCTCACCGAGCTGGACGCCGACGACCGCGCCTGGCTCGACGCCGCGTTCGACGAGCAGGTCTTCCCGGTGCTGACCCCACTCGCGGTCGACCCGGCGCATCCGTTCCCCTACATCTCCAACCTGTCGATGAACCTCGCCGTGGTCGTCCGCGACCCCGACGACGGCGGGACGCGCTTCGCACGGGTCAAGATCCCGCCGACGTTGCCGCGCTTCGTGGTCCTCCCCGACGGCGAGCGCTACGTGCCGCTCGAGCAGGTCATCGCCGCCAGCCTCGGGCGGCTCTTCCCGGGGCTGGAGGTCGTCGAGCACCACGTCTTCCGCGTGACCCGCAACGCCGACCTGATCGTCGAGGAGGACGAGGCCGACGACCTCCTCGCGGCCATCGAGTACGAGCTCACCCGCCGCCGCTTCGGCCGTGTGGTCCGCCTCGAGGTGGAACCCACGGTCAGCACCGAGGTGCTCGATCTGCTGGTCCGCGAGCTGCGCATCGGACCGCGCGACGTCTACCACCTCCCCGGGCCACTCGACCTCGCCGGCCTGTGGGCCCTCTACGACCTGGACCGGCCCGACCTGCGCTTCGAGCCGTTCCAGCCGACGACCCAGCCACGGCTGGCCACCTCCCCAGCGGAGGAACCGCCGGACCTGTTCGCGACGCTGCGGGAGGGCGACGTCCTCGTCCAGCACCCCTACGACGCGTTCTCGACCTCGGTGCTGACCTTCATCGAGCAGGCGGCCCGCGACCCCGACGTCCTCGCCATCAAGCAGACGCTGTACCGCACCTCCGGGCCGGGCAGCCCCATCGTGAAGGCACTGCTGACCGCGGCCGAGGAGGGCAAGCAGGTCGTGGCGCTCGTGGAGCTGCAGGCGCGCTTCGACGAGGAGGCCAACATCGAGTGGGCCCGCGTCCTCGAGGAGGCGGGTGTCCACGTCGCGTACGGGGTCGTCGGCTACAAGACCCACACCAAGATCGCGCTGGTGGTCCGCAGCGAGGGTGGCCGCGTCCGCCGGTACGCCCACATCGGCACGGGCAACTACAACGACGCGACGGCGCGGGTCTACGAGGACATCGGCCTGCTGACCGCCGACGACGAGATCGGTGCCGACCTCACCGAACTGTTCAACGTGCTGACGGGGTACTCGCGGCAGTCGGCCTACCGCCGGTTGCTGGTGGCGCCCACCACGCTGCTCCCCCGCGTCCTGGAGCTCATCGAGCGCGAGGCGGCGGCCGAGGACGGCCACATCGTCGCCAAGATGAACTCGCTCGTGGACCCGGAGGTCATCGGTGCCCTCTACGACGCGTCCGCGCGCGGGACACCCGTCGACCTCGTCGTCCGCGGCGTCTGCGCTCTGCGGCCCGGGGTCCCCGGCCTGTCGGAGACCATCCGCGTGCGCTCGATCGTCGGCCGCTACCTCGAGCACTCGCGCATCTTCCGGTTCGGCTCGGCGCGCCGCGGCTACGACCACCTGATCGGGTCGGCCGACTGGATGAACCGCAACCTGCGCCGCCGCGTGGAGGCGGTGGTACCCGTGACCGATCCCGCGCTGCAGGCGCAGCTCGAGGAGATCCTCCAGGTGAACCTGGCTGACGATGTCCTGGCCTGGGAGCTCGGCCCCGACGCGGTGTGGTCGAAGGTGCCCACCACCGACGGCACCGAGACCCACCACGCCCTGCAGGACCTGGCGCGCGCACGGGCGGTGGGTGGCCGGTGA
- the fdxA gene encoding ferredoxin, with protein sequence MTYVIAEPCMDVKDTACVQECPVDCIYEGDRLLYIHPSECIDCAACEPACPVEAIFYADDVPDEWKAFTAINAEYFDPAVTGLGAPGGASEVGPSGVDHPKVAAYEIQAATP encoded by the coding sequence ATGACCTACGTCATCGCCGAGCCGTGCATGGACGTCAAGGACACCGCCTGCGTGCAGGAGTGCCCCGTCGACTGCATCTACGAGGGCGACCGCCTCCTGTACATCCACCCGTCGGAGTGCATCGACTGCGCCGCCTGCGAGCCCGCCTGCCCGGTCGAGGCCATCTTCTACGCCGACGACGTCCCGGACGAGTGGAAGGCCTTCACGGCCATCAACGCCGAGTACTTCGACCCCGCGGTCACGGGCCTCGGAGCGCCGGGCGGTGCGTCCGAGGTCGGCCCGTCCGGCGTCGACCACCCGAAGGTGGCGGCCTACGAGATCCAGGCAGCCACCCCCTGA
- a CDS encoding SixA phosphatase family protein gives MSLLLLRHVHAGDRAAHSGNDRRRPVSTTGLKQALGLVDAYAGRPIVTIGSSPLTRCIQSVEPLAAAHGLAIDEHDELAEGSPLDVVDRFLRQTRNRAERLGGDAVLCTHGDVIASVVLHLADQGVPLRDEDLRWPKASTWVIDGPLDDPDVAFLAPPV, from the coding sequence GTGAGCCTGCTGCTGCTGCGTCACGTCCATGCCGGTGACCGGGCGGCCCACAGCGGCAACGACCGGCGACGCCCGGTGTCGACCACCGGGCTGAAGCAGGCACTGGGGCTCGTGGATGCCTACGCGGGGCGGCCGATCGTCACGATCGGCTCCTCGCCGCTGACCCGCTGCATCCAGAGCGTCGAGCCGCTGGCGGCGGCGCACGGCCTGGCCATCGACGAGCACGACGAGCTGGCCGAGGGCAGCCCGCTCGATGTGGTCGACCGGTTCCTGCGGCAGACGCGCAACCGGGCCGAGCGCCTCGGTGGCGATGCCGTGCTGTGCACCCACGGTGACGTGATCGCGTCCGTGGTGCTCCACCTGGCCGACCAGGGCGTGCCGCTGCGCGACGAGGACCTGCGGTGGCCGAAGGCCAGCACCTGGGTGATCGACGGCCCCCTCGACGATCCCGACGTCGCCTTCCTGGCGCCCCCGGTGTGA
- a CDS encoding Coenzyme F420 hydrogenase/dehydrogenase, beta subunit C-terminal domain, translating to MGEVHWRELKREVVDSGLCTGCAACVMACPRDVLGYTEDFFPVQVGEGMAHDQCVIGDKGCDICTRACPRFRDWESDLDTELFGRQRTAEEPYGIARSILLIRTTDEAIAKVGQDGGLVSTLLVWGLETGRIDGALTSQIVTDRGPFDAAPTVVTDRQGVLATAGSRYTYSANPLAMADAEAAGLKNLALVGMSCQASINGSLPAYNVNKYKRKVALTIGLLCSKTFTYEGQQQVLADHGIDIAEVVKINIKGRYQVWTRDGSYHEIPLKPFHAYTRPGCKLCPDFAAQHADISTGGIGADDNWTLTLVRTGRGEEWIQGLLDEGLIEARPGQSDQVAMNLLTKLSTVSRKRWPGGALPDTAARPGLLPVVP from the coding sequence GTGGGTGAGGTGCACTGGCGCGAACTGAAGCGTGAGGTGGTGGACTCCGGGTTGTGCACGGGGTGTGCTGCGTGCGTGATGGCCTGTCCGCGGGATGTGTTGGGGTACACCGAGGACTTCTTCCCGGTGCAGGTCGGTGAGGGCATGGCTCACGACCAGTGCGTGATCGGGGACAAGGGTTGTGACATCTGTACCCGGGCGTGTCCGCGGTTCCGGGACTGGGAGTCCGACCTCGACACCGAGCTGTTCGGCCGGCAGCGGACCGCCGAGGAGCCCTACGGCATCGCCCGTTCCATCCTGCTGATCCGCACCACCGACGAGGCGATCGCCAAGGTCGGCCAGGACGGCGGCCTGGTGTCCACCCTGCTGGTGTGGGGCCTTGAGACCGGACGCATCGATGGGGCGCTGACCTCCCAGATCGTGACCGACCGTGGCCCGTTCGACGCCGCCCCGACGGTGGTGACCGACCGCCAGGGGGTGCTGGCCACGGCGGGCTCGCGCTACACCTACAGCGCCAACCCGCTGGCCATGGCCGATGCCGAGGCCGCCGGGCTGAAGAACCTGGCGCTGGTGGGCATGTCGTGCCAGGCGTCGATCAACGGCAGTCTGCCGGCCTACAACGTCAACAAGTACAAGCGCAAGGTGGCGCTGACCATCGGGTTGCTGTGCTCCAAGACCTTCACCTACGAGGGCCAGCAGCAGGTCCTGGCCGACCACGGCATCGACATCGCCGAGGTGGTCAAGATCAACATCAAGGGCCGCTACCAGGTCTGGACCCGTGACGGCAGCTACCACGAGATCCCGCTCAAGCCCTTCCACGCCTACACCCGCCCGGGCTGCAAGCTGTGCCCGGACTTCGCCGCCCAGCACGCCGACATCTCCACCGGCGGGATCGGCGCGGACGACAACTGGACCCTGACCCTCGTACGCACCGGCCGCGGTGAGGAGTGGATCCAGGGGCTGCTCGACGAGGGGCTGATCGAAGCGCGCCCCGGCCAGAGCGACCAGGTCGCGATGAACCTGCTCACCAAGCTGTCCACGGTGTCCCGCAAACGCTGGCCCGGCGGCGCCCTGCCCGACACCGCCGCCCGCCCAGGCCTCCTCCCCGTCGTCCCGTGA